The following coding sequences lie in one Halomonas sp. 'Soap Lake #6' genomic window:
- a CDS encoding OmpA family protein, whose product MVDFIGNYKRYIYNNKISSQLAKVKVCQFKALVALWCFVSHSTFKGQAMEKYTKSRAVLLAAGVLLAAASSIASSAHAQGFTDVTASPTGLNERFLRNGTFIPINNLQRVSEGSGRLTQQDVTSLLGSPNDPSSTERGNNWLYNVNLPLQGDDYLVCQYRVSFSQQVVMSSDWRRPQCSRLFAELSQPQSLSFSADLLFGFDSYAISAQGRRELQQATQEATARLRTPSILVTGHTDRIGSAEYNMRLSQQRAQAVADALVQGGVSPQHINYVGRGENEPLVSCQNISGAALKECLAPNRRVEILLQESI is encoded by the coding sequence GTGGTTGATTTTATTGGAAATTATAAAAGATATATCTACAATAATAAAATTTCTTCACAGCTAGCCAAAGTAAAAGTGTGCCAATTTAAAGCATTGGTCGCACTTTGGTGCTTCGTAAGCCACTCTACTTTTAAGGGGCAAGCTATGGAGAAATATACTAAATCAAGAGCTGTGCTATTGGCTGCCGGGGTTCTATTAGCGGCAGCAAGTAGTATCGCCAGCTCTGCTCACGCTCAGGGATTTACTGATGTTACGGCATCTCCCACTGGGTTAAATGAACGGTTTCTAAGGAATGGTACTTTTATACCTATCAATAACTTGCAGAGGGTAAGCGAAGGTTCAGGAAGATTGACGCAACAAGATGTAACAAGCCTTCTTGGCTCTCCAAATGACCCATCAAGTACAGAGCGAGGGAATAATTGGCTATATAACGTTAATTTGCCTTTGCAGGGTGACGACTATCTTGTTTGCCAATACCGAGTTTCATTTTCGCAACAAGTAGTTATGTCTTCCGATTGGAGAAGGCCACAGTGTAGTCGCTTGTTCGCAGAGCTATCTCAACCTCAGTCATTAAGCTTTTCAGCTGACCTTCTATTTGGATTTGATAGCTACGCTATTTCTGCGCAAGGCCGGCGGGAGCTTCAGCAAGCTACGCAAGAAGCTACAGCTAGACTCAGAACCCCTTCAATCCTGGTAACTGGCCACACTGATCGAATCGGTTCGGCCGAATACAACATGCGACTTTCCCAGCAGCGTGCACAAGCGGTAGCTGACGCTTTGGTACAGGGAGGAGTCAGTCCTCAGCATATCAACTACGTGGGCCGTGGAGAGAATGAGCCACTGGTGAGTTGCCAGAACATTTCTGGCGCTGCATTGAAAGAGTGCCTAGCTCCCAACCGCCGTGTCGAAATCCTGCTGCAAGAAAGTATTTGA